The genome window AGCAGCCGTATAACGAGCGCACTTCGCAGCCGGTAAGCTCATCCCGAAGATCTTCCACCGCCTCCATGTCCTGGGCGACTCCGTCGAGACCGTGCTCTGGCGCGAAGAGGCGAACCAGGGGTCCGGGATTCACGGCGAGCAGGGCCGTCCGGGCTGGATCGAGCCTTGCGGTCACCGTCGCCTGGTTGGAGAGCAGGGCCCAGCCGCGGCCGCCGATCAGCTGCGGTTTTTCGAGCAAGATTTCGAGGCCAGTTTGAACCCGTTGCATAGCCGTATGGTACATCGCTCCCTCGGCACGCAACCTCGGATGGGACGGAGTCGCCGATCAGTCACATTCGAGACTTTAGGGATCACGCTCGACCTACGAAGGCCCAAAGATCACCGAGTTATGCTGCAAAAGAACTCTTTCGATCACCACTCCTCGGTCCCTGTATCTTTTCGGTCCCACTCCCCCTCCGGACAAAAAATTTCCTTCCCAGGAAACCTTTTTGTGTTCTCCGGCATTACTAGTGATTGAACTGGAGGTCACGAGATGCGATTCAACAAATACGCAATCGGCGCGCTGTTCGCCGTTACGGTGCTTGTCGCCACCGCCCTGCTCGCGCCGCTCGGCCACGCGAACGACGACGGCACCGAATTTGCGACCTTTGCCGGCGGTTGTTTCTGGTGCATCGAGGCCGACTTCGAGAAGGTCGAAGGTGTGCTCTCGGTCGTGTCGGGTTACACCGGTGGCTCTGTTGCCAACCCGACCTACGCCCAAGTCTCGTCCGGCAAAACCGGTCACACCGAAGCGGTGCGCGTCGCCTTCGATCCCGAGATCGTGAGCTACGAAGATCTGCTCGCGATTTTCTGGCGCAACATCGACCCGACGGTCAAAAACCGGCAATTCTGCGACGTTGGAAAACAGTATCGGACCGCGATCTTCTATCACGACGAGAGCCAGCGTCAGGCCGCCGAGAAGTCGCGCGCTGCGCTCGAGAAAACCAAGCCCTTCGCCGTACCGATCGTCACCGAGATCACACCAGCCGCCGAGTTCTATCCTGCCGAGGACTATCACCAAGATTTTGCCAAAAAGAATCCGGCCCGATACCAGAGCTACCGCAAAGGCTGCAAACGCGACAACCGGCTATCGGAGATTTGGGATGAGAAGAATGAAAAATAGGCTGCCCTCGTCGTTTCTTGTCGCTGTTTGTTGTATCGTCCCGCTTTCATCGCAGTGCACCGCGCAGGGCGGCGCGCAGGACACGAATCGAAGCACGGGGAACACGAAAATGAGCAAGCAAGAACTCCAAC of Acidobacteriota bacterium contains these proteins:
- the msrA gene encoding peptide-methionine (S)-S-oxide reductase MsrA is translated as MRFNKYAIGALFAVTVLVATALLAPLGHANDDGTEFATFAGGCFWCIEADFEKVEGVLSVVSGYTGGSVANPTYAQVSSGKTGHTEAVRVAFDPEIVSYEDLLAIFWRNIDPTVKNRQFCDVGKQYRTAIFYHDESQRQAAEKSRAALEKTKPFAVPIVTEITPAAEFYPAEDYHQDFAKKNPARYQSYRKGCKRDNRLSEIWDEKNEK